A stretch of Candidatus Symbiobacter mobilis CR DNA encodes these proteins:
- a CDS encoding phage integrase N-terminal SAM-like domain-containing protein: MTVEAPAPHTPSPPKLLDQLREKIRLRHYSIRTETQYVHWVKHCILFDNKRHPNLLGAPEVDAYLTHLAVTGNVAASTQNQALSALLFLYRSSAGAGFAFDAGYGARQASCAFASGIDAARGIGCAGSDGGNAWTDEPYKNYWAMPM, encoded by the coding sequence ATGACAGTCGAAGCCCCCGCACCACACACTCCATCGCCGCCCAAACTGCTGGATCAGTTGCGGGAGAAAATTCGCCTGCGGCACTATAGTATTCGTACCGAGACCCAGTACGTCCATTGGGTGAAGCATTGCATTCTGTTTGACAACAAACGTCACCCCAATCTCTTGGGCGCACCAGAAGTCGATGCCTATTTGACGCATTTGGCGGTGACAGGCAATGTTGCCGCATCGACGCAAAATCAGGCTTTGTCGGCTTTGCTTTTTTTGTACCGCAGCAGTGCTGGCGCAGGATTTGCCTTTGATGCAGGATATGGTGCGCGCCAAGCGTCCTGCGCGTTTGCCAGTGGTATTGACGCAGCGCGAGGTATTGGCTGTGCTGGATCGGATGGAGGGAACGCATGGACTGATGAACCGTACAAGAACTATTGGGCCATGCCGATGTAG